One Phocoena sinus isolate mPhoSin1 chromosome 13, mPhoSin1.pri, whole genome shotgun sequence DNA segment encodes these proteins:
- the ASXL2 gene encoding putative Polycomb group protein ASXL2 isoform X2, translating to MREKGRRKKGRTWAEAAKTVLEKYPNTPMSHKEILQVIQREGLKEISGTSPLACLNAMLHTNSRGEEGIFYKVPGRMGVYTLKKDVPDGVKELSEGSEESSDGQSDSQSSENSSSSSDGGSNKEGKKSRWKRKVSSRLSQPSSPQSGCPSPTIPAGKVISPSQKHSKKALKQALKQQQQKKQQQQQCRPSMSISSNQHLSLKTVKAASDSVPAKPAIWEGKQSDGQSSSPQNSNSSFSSSVKVENPLLGLGKKSFQRSDRLHTRQMKRTKCAEIDVETPDSILVNTNLRALINKHTFSVLPGDCQQRLLLLLPEVDRQVGPDGLMKLNGSALNNEFFTSAAQGWKERLSEGEFTPEMQVRIRQEIEKEKKVEPWKEQFFESYYGQSSGLSLEDSKKLTASPNDPKVKKTPAEQPKSMLPSEASPVNIVSVIPQLVSKEEVLQLPSPVRKEEHESQDKMQPNSKSPEPLLSSAPNTDELSSVPPIKCPKDEALLEQKPVASAEQKSEKESHLTTTSNYNKNESQEALVTSLSKPKSPGVETTVVKPIVEAGLQETTMKEPPSTLADHSPESLKRKSSVTQEEAPTSWEKRPRVTENRQHQQPFQVSPQPFLSRGDRFQVRKVPPLKIPVSRISPMPFPTSQVSPRARFPISITSPNRTGARTLADIKAKAQLVKAQRAAAAAAAAAAAAASVGGTIPGPGPGGGQGPGEGAERRTARGGSPDPNRVNETGKGPTLELAGTGSRGGTRELLPCGPETQPQSETKTPGQAQSHSVSGAQLQQTSSVPPPSAVSGACSSVPSPAHANTPPPALGKVSNEKLNPTRAAATVASLSHPQGPSNGRQEKAPPTPADPALIAGASPVHFAVDGTVEPKAGSSKNTPNPPASAEISASASVDMTPSPLTSLLATASLEKLPVPQVVVTIAPTGSAPSSSTLPAASSLKTPGASSSMNGPISRPSSNIPANNPLVTQLLQGKDVPLEQILPKPLTKVEMKTVPLTTKEEKGMMIGALAGTSVTENSTREEVNERQSHPATQQLGKSLQSKQLPQVPRPLQLFSGKDLRDASIDTHQYQEGLSKATQDQILQTLIQRVRRQNVLSFVQPSQFNFTHSGFQLEDISTSQRFMLGFAGRRTSKPAMAGHYLLNISTYGRGSESLRRTHSVNPEDRFCLSSPTEALKMGYTDCKNAAGDSSSGKEDDTDEESTGDERESVMVKEEPQASQSSGKCEASSGPHSRETLSTSDCSAKKNVKAEMPVPEQATLGKENYLFTRGQTFDEKTLARDFIQVAQKQMAHAVRGKTVRSSPELFNSTALPLPADSPTHQSLLLPPLQTPKLYGSPTQIGPSYRGMINVSTSSDMDHNSAVPGMPDCSQVSSNVGDVMSFSVTVTTIPASQAMNPSNHGQTIPVQAFPEENSIEDTPSKCYCRLKAMIMCKGCGAFCHDDCIGPSKLCVSCLVVR from the exons AAAGATGTGCCGGATGGGGTGAAAGAGCTATCAGAAGGTTCAGAAGAAAGCAGTGATGGTCAGTCAGATTCCCAGAGTTCTgagaacagcagcagcagcagtgatgGTGGCAGCaacaaggagggaaaaaagagcaGGTGGAAAAGGAAAG TATCGTCTAGACTGTCACAACCATCCTCTCCTCAGTCAGGCTGCCCATCACCCACCATTCCAGCAGGTAAAGTCATTTCTCCATCACAGAAGCACAGCAAGAAGGCACTAAAGCAG GCTCTAAAACAGCAACAGCAGaagaaacagcagcagcagcaatgcAGGCCAAGCATGTCCATCTCCTCCAACCAGCACCTCTCTCTGAAGACTGTCAAAGCAGCCAGTGACTCTGTACCTGCCAAACCTG cGATATGGGAAGGAAAGCAATCTGACGGACAGTCAAGCAGCCCTCAGAACTCAAACTCTagcttttcttcttcagttaaAGTGGAAAACCCTTTGCTAGGCCTGGGAAAGAAGTCGTTCCAGAGGTCTGACAGGCTTCACACAA gGCAAATGAAGAGGACTAAATGTGCTGAAATTGATGTTGAGACACCAGACTCCATTCTGGTTAATACAAACCTACGAGCACTAATCAACAAACACACCTTTTCAGTCCTTCCTGGAGATTGCCAACAGCGACTGCTTCTACTACTTCCAGAGGTGGATCGACAG GTTGGTCCAGATGGTCTGATGAAGTTAAATGGCTCAGCCCTTAATAATGAGTTCTTCACTTCAGCAGCCCAAGGCTGGAAGGAAAGACTTTCAGAAG GTGAGTTTACACCTGAGATGCAGGTGAGAATTCGACAAGAGattgagaaggagaaaaaagtagaGCCTTGGAAAGAACAATTCTTTGAAAGCTACTATGGTCAGAG TTCTGGCCTGAGCCTTGAAGATTCAAAGAAATTGACAGCTTCACCCAACGATCCCAAAGTAAAGAAAACCCCAGCTGAGCAACCAAAATCCATGCTTCCTTCAGAGGCCTCTCCTGTCAATATAGTCTCAGTAATTCCCCAGTTAGTGTCTAAAGAAGAAGTACTACAACTGCCATCACCAGTCAGAAAAGAAGAGCATGAAAGCCAAGATAAGATGCAGCCAAACTCCAAATCCCCAGAGCCCCTGCTTTCCTCAGCTCCCAATACAGATGAGCTTAGCAGCGTCCCTCCCATCAAGTGCCCAAAGGATGAGGCTCTCTTGGAGCAAAAGCCAGTTGCCTCTGCTGAACAGAAGTCTGAGAAAGAGAGTCATCTCACTACAACTTCaaattataacaaaaatgaaagccAAGAAGCTTTAGTTACATCCCTGAGCAAACCCAAGAGCCCTGGGGTAGAAACAACAGTAGTGAAGCCCATAGTAGAAGCAGGTCTACAGGAGACCACTATGAAAGAGCCTCCATCAACTCTGGCTGATCACAGCCCAGAAAGCCTCAAGAGGAAATCTTCTGTCACCCAAGAAGAGGCCCCTACAAGCTGGGAGAAAAGACCACGTGTCACTGAGAATCGCCAGCACCAGCAGCCATTTCAAGTCTCCCCACAGCCCTTTCTCAGTAGAGGGGACAGGTTCCAGGTGCGGAAAGTACCACCTCTCAAG ATCCCGGTCTCCAGAATCTCCCCCATGCCGTTTCCTACATCGCAGGTCTCTCCCAGGGCTCGTTTTCCAATCTCCATCACTAGTCCTAACAGAACAGGAGCCAGAACTCTCGCAGACATCAAAGCAAAAGCCCAGCTGGTCAAAGCACAGAGGGCAGCCGCTGCCGCCGCAGCCGCAGCTGCTGCAGCCGCCTCAGTTGGAGGGACCATTCCCGGACCTGGCCCAGGGGGTGGACAAGGTCCAGGAGAGGGGGCTGAAAGGAGAACTGCTAGAGGAGGGAGTCCAGACCCAAACAGAGTCAATGAAACTGGAAAGGGCCCCACACTGGAACTGGCAGGAACTGGAAGCAGGGGAGGTACGAGAGAGCTTTTACCCTGTGGTCCAGAGACTCAGCCCCAATCTGAGACCAAGACCCCAGGCCAGGCACAGTCTCACAGTGTCTCTGGAGCACAACTACAGCAAACCTCCTCAGTGCCTCCACCATCTGCCGTCAGTGGAGCGTGCTCAAGTGTCCCGTCACCAGCCCACGCTAACACACCCCCACCAGCTTTAGGGAAAGTAAGTAATGAAAAACTGAATCCCACCAGGGCGGCAGCCACGGTGGCCTCTCTTAGCCACCCACAAGGGCCCAGTAATGGTAGGCAGGAGAAAGCACCTCCTACTCCAGCAGATCCTGCTCTAATCGCAGGTGCCTCACCTGTTCATTTTGCAGTCGATGGCACAGTTGAGCCCAAAGCAGGTTCTAGTAAGAATACACCAAACCCTCCAGCCTCAGCAGAGATAAGTGCTAGTGCTTCAGTGGACATGACTCCCTcccctttaacatctttattagcgACAGCCTCTTTAGAGAAGCTTCCTGTACCCCAGGTCGTTGTAACCATAGCACCTACTGGATCGGCTCCATCCTCGAGCACTTTGCCAGCAGCTTCTAGCCTTAAGACCCCAGGAGCTTCTTCAAGTATGAATGGACCCATTTCAAGGCCAAGCTCTAATATCCCTGCTAATAATCCTTTGGTAACTCAGCTGCTGCAAGGCAAAGATGTTCCCCTGGAGCAAATTCTGCCTAAACCTCTCACCAAAGTTGAAATGAAAACTGTTCCACTAactacaaaagaggaaaaggggatgaTGATAGGAGCACTCGCAGGTACCAGCGTAACAGAAAATAGCACCAGAGAGGAAGTTAATGAGAGACAGTCCCATCCAGCTACACAGCAACTGGGTAAAAGTTTGCAAAGTAAGCAACTCCCCCAGGTTCCAAGACCCCTTCAGCTCTTTTCAGGTAAGGATCTAAGGGACGCTAGCATTGACACACACCAATACCAAGAAGGACTAAGTAAAGCAACCCAAGATCAGATCCTTCAGACACTCATCCAAAGGGTTCGGAGGCAGAATGTTCTCTCGTTTGTGCAGCCCTCCCAGTTCAACTTCACTCACTCAGGTTTCCAGTTAGAGGACATCTCCACAAGCCAGAGGTTTATGCTGGGTTTTGCTGGCAGAAGGACATCCAAGCCTGCAATGGCAGGTCACTACTTACTTAACATTTCCACCTATGGCCGGGGTTCAGAGAGCCTTAGGAGGACCCATTCTGTAAACCCCGAAGACCGATTTTGTCTAAGTAGCCCCACTGAGGCCTTGAAGATGGGATATACAGATTGTAAAAATGCAGCAGGAGATAGTAGCAGCGGTAAAGAAGATGATACTGATGAGGAAAGTACTGGTGATGAGCGAGAATCTGTCATGGTGAAGGAGGAGCCGCAGGCTTCCCAGAGTTCTGGCAAGTGTGAAGCAAGTTCAGGACCCCACAGTAGAGAAACCCTATCCACCAGTGATTGTTCAGCTAAAAAGAATGTGAAGGCAGAGATGCCAGTGCCTGAGCAAGCCACTTTAGGCAAGGAAAATTACCTGTTCACTAGAGGCCAAACATTTGATGAGAAGACCCTAGCCAGAGATTTTATTCAGGTAGCACAGAAGCAGATGGCTCACGCCGTGAGAGGTAAGACCGTGCGGAGCAGCCCTGAGCTTTTCAATTCTACTGCTCTTCCTCTACCTGCAGACAGTCCTACCCATCAGTCTCTACTCCTTCCACCGCTGCAAACCCCAAAGCTGTATGGAAGCCCCACACAGATTGGGCCAAGCTACAGAGGCATGATCAACGTCTCCACCTCATCGGACATGGACCATAACTCTGCTGTACCGGGGATGCCTGACTGTAGCCAGGTATCTAGCAATGTCGGTGATGTCATGTCCTTTTCAGTGACTGTCACAACCATCCCTGCTAGCCAAGCTATGAATCCCAGCAACCACGGCCAGACCATTCCTGTTCAGGCCTTTCCTGAAGAGAACAGCATAGAGGACACACCTTCGAAATGTTACTGCCGATTGAAAGCCATGATCATGTGCAAGGGGTGTGGAGCCTTCTGCCACGATGATTGCATTGGCCCCTCCAAATTGTGTGTCTCCTGCCTTGTCGTTCGGTAA